A stretch of Pseudoliparis swirei isolate HS2019 ecotype Mariana Trench chromosome 14, NWPU_hadal_v1, whole genome shotgun sequence DNA encodes these proteins:
- the LOC130204556 gene encoding SLIT and NTRK-like protein 1, whose protein sequence is MLLWIVLLNAALCVAGGNVTRDVCKEQICSCNEVEGDLHIDCEKNSFTTLQHLTGPSSQFYHLLLHGNSLSRLFPNEFANFYNAVSLHLENNGLHDIVPGAFLGLQLVKRLHINNNKLRFFRKSTFLGLDDLEYMQADFNLLRDIDPAVFRDLNKLEVLILNDNLISALPINVFQHVPITHLDLRGNRIKTVPYEGILEQIPGIAEVLLEDNPWDCNCELVSLKEWLENIPSNALIGRVVCEAPTRLQGSDLNETSEADMCPSQSGGVDTSLVAPPTQEEASETAAREPRPTPHKPSGPPTPGGRGPKGRSKSRENWQLKTRPTPVLTGAHGDREQLHNVSCPQPCNCKLVGSRQGLGVNCEGKKIESLANLKPKPMAAHELNMRDNNIHAVKKNQLLGYASLNLLDLGGNNIKVIDNSTFLNQSELRWLYMDKNYLDTLVAEMFVGLVNLEYLSLEYNDIQLIAAGAFSPMPNLRVLFLNNNLLKSLPVDSFLGISLSKISLHNNYFPHLPVAGVLDQLSSIIQIDLHGNPWDCSCSIVPFKQWTEKLGTDVIVSDLKCESPEEFWKRDFRYVRNDLMCPKLYDKVSPTLLAKNSTFALDSGTRSNSYLEPNRVSISVLVPGLLLVFVTSAFTVVGMLVFILRNRKRSKRREGNSSASEINSLQTVCDSSYWHSGAYHADGGAHRGFDCSAHLSTTNDA, encoded by the coding sequence ATGCTGCTTTGGATTGTCCTGCTGAATGCGGCTCTTTGTGTTGCCGGTGGGAACGTTACGAGGGACGTGTGCAAGGAGCAGATCTGCTCCTGCAACGAGGTGGAGGGAGATCTGCACATCGACTGCGAAAAGAACAGCTTCACCACGCTGCAGCATCTCACTGGCCCCAGCTCGCAGTTCTATCACCTGCTGCTGCACGGGAACTCTCTGTCTCGGCTCTTCCCCAACGAGTTCGCCAACTTTTACAACGCCGTGAGCCTCCATTTGGAGAACAACGGGCTGCACGACATCGTGCCCGGCGCCTTCCTGGGACTGCAGCTGGTGAAGCGGCTgcacatcaacaacaataaGCTACGTTTTTTCCGGAAGAGTACGTTCCTGGGGTTGGACGATTTGGAATACATGCAGGCTGATTTTAATCTGCTGAGGGATATTGACCCCGCCGTTTTCCGGGATTTAAATAAACTTGAAGTGTTGATTCTTAACGACAACCTCATCAGCGCGCTGCCCATCAACGTGTTTCAACATGTGCCCATTACGCATCTCGACCTGCGGGGGAACCGGATCAAAACGGTGCCGTACGAGGGGATCCTGGAACAGATACCGGGCATTGCGGAGGTTCTGCTGGAGGACAACCCGTGGGACTGTAACTGCGAGCTGGTGTCCCTGAAGGAATGGCTGGAGAACATACCGAGTAACGCGCTCATCGGGCGGGTGGTGTGCGAGGCTCCCACCCGGCTGCAGGGGAGCGACCTGAACGAGACCTCGGAGGCCGACATGTGCCCTTCGCAGAGCGGCGGCGTGGACACCAGCCTGGTGGCCCCTCCCACCCAGGAGGAGGCCTCCGAGACGGCGGCGCGCGAGCCGCGTCCCACGCCTCACAAGCCCAGCGGGCCCCCGACGCCCGGCGGCCGCGGGCCCAAGGGCCGCTCCAAGTCTCGCGAGAACTGGCAGCTGAAGACGAGGCCCACTCCGGTGTTGACGGGTGCGCACGGCGACAGAGAGCAGCTGCACAATGTGTCGTGCCCCCAGCCGTGCAACTGCAAGCTGGTCGGCTCCAGACAGGGGCTGGGGGTCAACTGCGAGGGCAAAAAGATCGAGAGCTTGGCCAACCTCAAACCGAAACCCATGGCCGCGCACGAGCtgaacatgagagacaacaaCATCCACGCAGTGAAGAAGAACCAGCTGCTCGGATACGCCAGCCTTAACCTGCTGGATCTGGGCGGGAACAACATCAAGGTGATCGACAACAGCACTTTCCTCAACCAGAGCGAGCTGCGGTGGCTGTATATGGATAAGAACTATCTGGATACGCTGGTGGCGGAGATGTTCGTGGGCCTTGTGAATCTGGAATATCTCAGTTTGGAATATAACGACATCCAGCTGATCGCGGCCGGCGCTTTCAGCCCCATGCCCAACCTGAGGGTGCTGTTCCTCAACAACAACCTGCTCAAATCGCTACCAGTGGATTCTTTCCTTGGGATTTCTCTATCCAAAATCAGCCTGCATAATAATTATTTCCCCCACCTCCCCGTGGCTGGAGTGTTGGACCAGCTCAGTTCAATCATTCAGATCGATTTGCACGGGAACCCGTGGGATTGCTCCTGCAGCATCGTGCCCTTCAAGCAGTGGACGGAGAAGCTCGGCACCGACGTCATCGTGAGCGATCTCAAGTGCGAGTCGCCCGAAGAGTTCTGGAAACGGGACTTCCGCTACGTCCGGAACGACCTCATGTGCCCCAAGCTCTACGACAAGGTGTCCCCGACCCTGCTGGCCAAAAACAGCACGTTCGCCCTGGACTCGGGGACGCGCTCGAACTCTTACTTGGAGCCCAACCGGGTCTCCATTTCGGTGCTCGTCCCCGGGCTGCTGCTGGTGTTCGTCACCTCCGCGTTCACCGTCGTGGGGATGCTGGTGTTCATCTTACGCAACCGGAAGCGCTCAAAGCGGAGGGAGGGCAACTCGTCCGCCTCGGAGATTAATTCCTTGCAGACAGTGTGCGACTCATCCTATTGGCACAGCGGGGCCTATCACGCGGACGGGGGCGCGCACCGGGGCTTCGACTGCAGCGCGCACCTCTCCACGACAAACGATGCGTAA